The Saccharothrix violaceirubra genome segment GCGTACGGCGTCGACGAGAACGAGTACGGCATCCTCGAACCCCGGCTGGACGCCCTGGTCGTCGAGCCCGCGCCCGGTCCGGAGGGCTGGCAGGTCCAGTTCTGGGACTCCAGCCGCGGTCCGCAGGGGCGTCCGCGGGTGTACCCGCACGCGGTCGACGCCGCCAAGGTGCTGCTCGCCGAACTGCTGTGGAGCCGGGAGCCCGTGCGGCGCGACGCCACGCCGACCGCCGGCATCCCCGTGCGGCCGGTCGTGGACATCCAGCCGTTGCCCGACGAGCCGCCGCTGTCGTTGTTCCGGGACCGCGAACCCGTGCTGCTCGAAGCCGGCGTCGAACTGGACCGGTTCGGTTCGGAGGAGGGCAATCTCACGTACGCGGCGGGCACGATGTTCGGCAACCGGTCGCTCCCACCGGATTGGCTGAACCGCCGCTACCACGTGTACCGCGTGCAACGCCCGGTGCCCGCGCTCAAGGGTGTCGCGGTCCCGTGGTTCGGGCAGGTCGGCGGCGGAACCGGGTATTTCCTGAACCGACCGGTCCGCGACCTGCTCGCGGACGGCAGCCTGGTCGAGGTGTCCGAAGCGACGACGCAACCACCGGCACCGAGGGTCTGACCTCGATCGCGTGGCGTGGTTAGTCCTTTCGGCGTAGCGGGGGTCGGTGCGGGCACCCTGTGTCGCAGGGGAAGATGGTGGACGTGTCGGAGCCGAAGCCGTTGAACCCCACCGAGCAGGATGCGCTGGTCAAGCAGATCGGCTTGACGCTCATGCGCGCCGCGCCGGCCGACTGGGCGCACGTGACGGCCGAGTACCGGGCGACGGGCCGGTACTTCGAGCTGTCCGCCGAGGTTCGGGCCGCGGACGGCGTCGTGCGCGCGTGGACGCCACCGCAGGAGGTGGCGGGCCTGTTCGCCCGGCTGCGCACCGGCATGTACCGCCAGGGGCGCGGGTCGTGGTCGAACGCCCGCTACCGGCTCGACCACCCGTCGAGCTACAACCTGGACTTCGACCGCGCCGAGCCGTCGTGGCAGAACCCGCCGCCGCCCCAGGCGTACGTCGACGAGATGCGGTTCTTCCCGCGCACCGACGAGAACGTGCCGGAGTGGCTGCGTCACCGGCTGTCGTCCGTGCCGCGCGGCCACCGCACGGCACGGGTGTTCGACGGCGCCGGGCCCGGCGGGCGGCCGTCGGTCAACCGGCCCGTGGTGCCCGAGCCGGAGCGCGAGCGGCTGCTCGCCTACCTCGACGGCGCGCCGGTGATCGTCGCCGGTCGCGGTTACGACGCCGACGTGCTGGCCGACGGCAACCCGTCCGTCGTGCCGGTGGCGTTCCAGACCGACGGGCAGTGGATCTGGCCGGCGGCGGTGGGTTACTACCTGCGCACGTACGGCATCCCGCCCGAGGCGGAACTGGTGGAGCGGGCGCGGTCGGCCGACTTCGTGCCGCCGGAGGTGTCCGAGGAGGCCAGGGTCGCCGCCGCCGCGCACCTGGGTGCGCCGGTCGCGGCCCGCGACACCCCGCTGCCCCGCCCGCCGGCCGCGTCGGTCGACCCCGGCGAGGAGGTGACCAGGAGCCTGGGCGAGTTCGTGCCGCAGCGCATCGAGTTCGACCAGGACGGCCCGCCGTACCGGGTGACCTTCGCCGAGGACGGCACGGTCGTGGACGAGCGCTACCGTCGTGAGTCCTATGTGGACGGAATGGACCTGTTCGCGCCCGCCCAGTACGACCAGGACGCCGGCGACACGCAGGCCTGGGACCCGTTCGCCGACGACACCGCGACGCCCGCCGAGCAGCCCCCGGCCGACCCCGTGCCGTTCGCGGAGACGGCCGCGTTCGAGGTCGGCCGCGACTACGCCGACCCCGTCCCGCACGACGAACGCCGGGTCAACGGCCACGACCCCCTGACCCACACCGCCCCGTTCGACCCGTTGGCCGACGACGAGGACGAGTTGGCGGACGTCCCCACCACCTCCGCGCCGACCGAGTTCTTCGAGGCTCCCGCCGGGCCGGACCACGCCGACGAGGGCCGGTCGTTCGACGACCACCCGGACTCGACTCCCGGCGGCGCCGACCGGCCACCGCTCCCGGAGGCCGACCACCCGCACGGGTTCGACCCCCGTGCGGACCAGGGCCCCTTCGACGAGCCCGCGGGCGCCGACACCGGCCGGGTCGACGGTGTCGAGCAGCACGCCGCGTTCGACGACCACGGCGACCAGGCCCACGGGTTCACCGATCACGCCGCGTTCGACGACCCGGCCGCGGACCGAGGTCGCTTCGACGGGCCCCCGACCACCGAGCGGGCTCACGGGTTCGACGGCCCGACCGAGGCCGGCCAGGCCCTCGGGTTCGCGGACCACACCACCCCCGACCGGAACGACGGCTTCGACCGGGACCACGGTTTCGACCGGGCCGCGGGTTCCGAGGCACACCGTGCCGACGGCTTCCAGGACCGGCCGGAGCCCGGTTCCGGTTTCACCGACCACCCGGCGCCCGACGCGGACCGACCGCACGGTTTCGACACCGACCACGGTTCCGGGACGGCGTTCGACGGCCGTCCGGTCGCGGACGGGTTCGAGGTCCGGCCGGAGTCCGGCGAGGACGACGGCTTCGGCGACCCGGAGAACGCGCACGGGTTCGACGACCGGGACAGGCGGTACACGACCGACGAGTCCCCCGTGGACGAAACCGGCCGGTTCGACGACCACCCGGCCGACGCGGACCACGGGCACCCGGCCCACCCCGGCGGGTTCGAGGACCACCTGGTGTCCCGCGCCGAACAGGCCCGCCGCTTCGAGGAACACCTCGAAGCCCAAGCCGCCCGCTTCGACGACCACCCCGAGTCGACCGTCGAGCAGACCGCACCGATCGACGACCGCCGCAGGTTCGCCGACCCGGACCACGTCCCGACGTTCGCGGACGACGAGACCGGCCCGTTCGACCAGATCCGCCCCGACAGCCCGGACCCGCGCACCCACCCGGAGCAGGCGGACGACCGACGTCGCCCCCAGCCCTTCGAACAGCACCACGCCGAGGCCCATCCGCGCGTCTTCGACGAGCCCGGCTTCGCCTCCCGGACCGACTTCGGCCACCAGGCACCGGACCACGACGCCCGGACGCCCGAAGGCACCGACCCGACCCACCGGACCCGACCGGACCACTTCGCCGAGTCCGACCACCACCCCACGTTCGCCCCCGCCGACACGACCCCGGAATCCGGCCACGACACGCCCCCGGACCACGCCGCTCCCGATCACTACGCCGCTCCCGGCCACCTCGCGGACCCGGACCACCGGATGCGTCCCGACCACGGCCTGACGGCGGACCACCTCGCGGCCCCGGCCGATCCCGGCCGCACCCCGGACCAGGCACCTCCCGCGTACGGCTCGGACCAGGGCCTCCGCAGCCGTGACACCGGCCAGGACCCGCACGGCCAAGACTCGGGCCAGGATCCCCACCGTCACGCCACGGCGCAGAACGGCCGCGTCCAGCACGACAGCGGCACCGCGACCCCCGATCTCCACGGCCCGGGTCCCGACCAGACCCAGGTCGACCTCAGCGTGCCCCCGGCCTTCCGATCCAGGTCCGGTCGCGGCCAGGGCACGGACGCTCGCGTCCAGGACGGCCCCGGCATCGGCCCGGACCCCCACCGGCAGCACGGCCTCGACACGCCTCCGTCCCACTTCACCCACGCCGGTCCCGACCGCCCGGCCCAGTCCGGCCACGACGCACCCCCGGCCCACTTCGCCCAGACCGGTCCCGACCACCCGGCCCGGTCCGGCCACGGCGTGGACCACCTCGGGCAGGCCGGCCACCGCACCGGCCCGGAGTACCAGGCGGGCCAGGGCATCGGGTCCGACCACGCCGCGACGCACCACACCGGGAGCCACCCCGCCGTCGACACTCCTCCCGGGCCCGATCCGGTGGTGGCCGACCACCTGGGCGCCAACTCCTTCGGCGTCGACCAGGCCGGTCCGACCGCTGTCGGCGCCGACCACACGGACACCGACCCGGTGGTCCAGGCGGCACCCCGGGACGGCCGACCGCAGTCCGACCACACCACCCCGCGTCCCGGCATTCCCGCCGCACCTGCCGTCCCGATGCCTGCCGCGGCCCCCTCGATTCCCGGCCAGTCCGACCGCCGCCCCGCGACCGACCAGGGCCGTCCGGACACCCCGACCGCGCCGGAACCCGAGCAGGCCCGGCAGAACCAGGCCGAGGAACCGGCGGAACCCCGCCAGGTCACCCCCGAGGAGGAGCGCGAGATCGCGGGCCTCCGCCGGGCTCTCGACGACCTGGGCGTGCCGCACGCCGCGTACCGCATCGGCGGCGACCCGGTCGACCGGACGTGGCTGCTGCGCGTGGCGGGCCGCTCCTGGGAGGTCTGCCGGGTGGAGGCCGGCCAGGTCGACCCGGTCCGGTTCGACCGGGTGGAGGACGCCGCCTCGTACCTGATCGGCCGCCTGGTGCTGGCCGGCCGCCGACTGCCCCGCCCGCAGTACGCGCCGCAACGCCCACCGAACGGCTTCCGCGAGAGCCGCCCGATGCCGCCACGCCCCGCCGAACAGCCCCAGCAGCAACCCGTCCAGCAGCAACCGGTCCAGCAGCAAACCGTGCAGGTGCCACCGCCCGTGCCCCAGCAGGCACAGGTGGCGGACAACAAGCCCGCCGTACGCACGTGGCCGATCAACCCGCTGACCGGCGAACCGCCACTGACCCTGTTCCGCCAGAAGAAGATGGTGGAACTGGCCGCCGGCACCGAGATCGACCGCTTCGGCGACGGCGCGGGCAACCTGGTGTACGCCGCCGGCACCCCGTTCGAGGAACGGTCACTGGTCCCGTCGTGGATCAGCCGCCCGTACCGCGTGTACCGCCTGCGCCGGCAGGTCGAGGTGCTGACCGGCGTGGCCGTGCCGTGGTTCGAACAGCCCGGCGGCGGCACGGCCTACCTGATGCCCAAGTCGATCGACGACATGCTCGCCGACGGCATCCTCGTGGAGGTGGCCAACCAGGAGGCCCCCACCCGCTGACCCCAAGACGGAACGACCGACGACCCACGTGCCACCCAAAGGCACGTGGGTCGTCGGGTCCCGTCCACAAAGCACCGGCCGACCCCCGGACCACCCATGCCCGAACGCACATTTCGCGGTGCCTGAACGCACAACTCGCGGTGTCTGAACGTATAACTCGCGCGTTGGCGAGTGCGCGGTGGCGACCGCGAGAAGACTCAACCGACCTGGAGACCGTGCGCGGCGGCGAACGCCACCGCCGTGTCCAGATCCACCCGGGCCCCCGCCAGATCCGCCCCGATCAACGTCCGCGCGTCCAGCCGCGCCCCCCGCAGATCCGCCCCCTTCAGGTTCGTCTCCAGCAATCGCGCCCCCGTCAACTCCGCCCCCGACAGATTCGCCCCCGACAGATCGGCTCCGGCCAGGTTGGCCTCCCGCAACCGCGCACCCCGGAGATCGATCCCGGGCAGCCGCGCACCGGTCCACCCCACCAGGGTGAGATCGGTCTCCTCGAACGTGACAGGCCGCATCCCGCACTCCACGAAGACCGACCCCAACAACGTGCACGACGTGAACGACGCCGAGGACAGCACCGCCCGCTCGAACCGGCACGAGCGGAACGCCGACGTCCGGTGCGCCGACTCACCCAGATCGGCCCGGTCGAAGACGCACTCGGTGAACGTGCACCCCACCGTCACCAGCCCACGCAGGTCCGCATCGGAGAAATCACACCGCACGAACGAGCGCCCCTCCCACTCCTGCCCGTACAGGACCGCGTCCGTGTAGTCCTCGTCGTACTCGGCGTCGTCGCGTCCCTCACCGATGATGTCCACTGTCACACCTTGTCATCGTTCGCCAGTTGGTAACCTCCGACCTGCCGGGCGACCCCGCCCGGTGCGCGGTCCCGGAGTAGAGACCGCCGCTGACAGGTCAGTCCTGCCTAGTGGTCGTGCCCGAGGATCGAAGCCAATCGTCATTCGGGAAGGCTCATGACCCGCACGCCCGTGAATGTGACCGTGACCGGTGCCGCCGGACAGATCGGCTACGCACTGCTGTTCCGCATCGCCTCCGGCCAGCTGCTCGGTGCCGACGTGCCCGTGCGCCTGCGCCTCCTGGAGATCCCGCAGGCGGTCAAGGCCGCCGAGGGCACCGCGATGGAGCTGGACGACTGCGCGTTCCCGCTGCTGTCCGGCATCGACATCACCGACGACGCCAAGACCGCCTTCGACGGCGTCAACGTGGCCCTGCTCGTCGGCGCCCGTCCCCGCACGAAGGGCATGGAGCGCGGTGACCTGCTCCAGGCCAACGGCGGCATCTTCAAGCCGCAGGGCGAGGCCATCAACGCGGGCGCGGCGGACGACGTGCGCGTGCTGGTCGTCGGCAACCCGGCCAACACCAACGCCCTCATCGCCCAGCAGCACGCGCCGGACGTGCCGGCCGGCCGCTTCACCGCGATGACCCGGCTCGACCACAACCGCGCCCTCTCGCAGCTCGCGAAGAAGCTGGGCGTGTCGGTCACCGACATCAAGAAGCTGACGATCTGGGGCAACCACTCGGCCACCCAGTACCCCGACCTGTTCCACGCCGAGGTCAACGGCCAGAACGCCGCGCAGGCGGTCAACGACCAGAAGTGGCTGGAAGACGACTTCATCCCGACCGTCGCCAAGCGCGGTGCGGCGATCATCGAGGCGCGGGGCGCGTCCTCGGCGGCGTCGGCGGCGAACGCGGCCATCGACCACATCCACGACTGGGTCAACGGCACCGCCGAGGGCGACTGGGTCTCGATGGCGATCCCGTCGGACGGCTCGTACGGCGTGCCCGAGGGCATCATCTCGTCGTTCCCGGTCACCGTGACCGACGGCGAGTACGAGATCGTGCAGGGCCTGGAGATCGACGAGTTCTCCCGGGCCCGCATCGACGCCTCCGTGGCCGAGCTGGTCGAGG includes the following:
- a CDS encoding glycohydrolase toxin TNT-related protein (This protein contains a domain related to Tuberculosis Necrotizing Toxin, which is the C-terminal effector domain of outer membrane channel protein CpnT, and which has a lethal NAD+-glycohydrolase activity.) codes for the protein MSEPKPLNPTEQDALVKQIGLTLMRAAPADWAHVTAEYRATGRYFELSAEVRAADGVVRAWTPPQEVAGLFARLRTGMYRQGRGSWSNARYRLDHPSSYNLDFDRAEPSWQNPPPPQAYVDEMRFFPRTDENVPEWLRHRLSSVPRGHRTARVFDGAGPGGRPSVNRPVVPEPERERLLAYLDGAPVIVAGRGYDADVLADGNPSVVPVAFQTDGQWIWPAAVGYYLRTYGIPPEAELVERARSADFVPPEVSEEARVAAAAHLGAPVAARDTPLPRPPAASVDPGEEVTRSLGEFVPQRIEFDQDGPPYRVTFAEDGTVVDERYRRESYVDGMDLFAPAQYDQDAGDTQAWDPFADDTATPAEQPPADPVPFAETAAFEVGRDYADPVPHDERRVNGHDPLTHTAPFDPLADDEDELADVPTTSAPTEFFEAPAGPDHADEGRSFDDHPDSTPGGADRPPLPEADHPHGFDPRADQGPFDEPAGADTGRVDGVEQHAAFDDHGDQAHGFTDHAAFDDPAADRGRFDGPPTTERAHGFDGPTEAGQALGFADHTTPDRNDGFDRDHGFDRAAGSEAHRADGFQDRPEPGSGFTDHPAPDADRPHGFDTDHGSGTAFDGRPVADGFEVRPESGEDDGFGDPENAHGFDDRDRRYTTDESPVDETGRFDDHPADADHGHPAHPGGFEDHLVSRAEQARRFEEHLEAQAARFDDHPESTVEQTAPIDDRRRFADPDHVPTFADDETGPFDQIRPDSPDPRTHPEQADDRRRPQPFEQHHAEAHPRVFDEPGFASRTDFGHQAPDHDARTPEGTDPTHRTRPDHFAESDHHPTFAPADTTPESGHDTPPDHAAPDHYAAPGHLADPDHRMRPDHGLTADHLAAPADPGRTPDQAPPAYGSDQGLRSRDTGQDPHGQDSGQDPHRHATAQNGRVQHDSGTATPDLHGPGPDQTQVDLSVPPAFRSRSGRGQGTDARVQDGPGIGPDPHRQHGLDTPPSHFTHAGPDRPAQSGHDAPPAHFAQTGPDHPARSGHGVDHLGQAGHRTGPEYQAGQGIGSDHAATHHTGSHPAVDTPPGPDPVVADHLGANSFGVDQAGPTAVGADHTDTDPVVQAAPRDGRPQSDHTTPRPGIPAAPAVPMPAAAPSIPGQSDRRPATDQGRPDTPTAPEPEQARQNQAEEPAEPRQVTPEEEREIAGLRRALDDLGVPHAAYRIGGDPVDRTWLLRVAGRSWEVCRVEAGQVDPVRFDRVEDAASYLIGRLVLAGRRLPRPQYAPQRPPNGFRESRPMPPRPAEQPQQQPVQQQPVQQQTVQVPPPVPQQAQVADNKPAVRTWPINPLTGEPPLTLFRQKKMVELAAGTEIDRFGDGAGNLVYAAGTPFEERSLVPSWISRPYRVYRLRRQVEVLTGVAVPWFEQPGGGTAYLMPKSIDDMLADGILVEVANQEAPTR
- a CDS encoding pentapeptide repeat-containing protein; its protein translation is MDIIGEGRDDAEYDEDYTDAVLYGQEWEGRSFVRCDFSDADLRGLVTVGCTFTECVFDRADLGESAHRTSAFRSCRFERAVLSSASFTSCTLLGSVFVECGMRPVTFEETDLTLVGWTGARLPGIDLRGARLREANLAGADLSGANLSGAELTGARLLETNLKGADLRGARLDARTLIGADLAGARVDLDTAVAFAAAHGLQVG
- a CDS encoding malate dehydrogenase, which codes for MTRTPVNVTVTGAAGQIGYALLFRIASGQLLGADVPVRLRLLEIPQAVKAAEGTAMELDDCAFPLLSGIDITDDAKTAFDGVNVALLVGARPRTKGMERGDLLQANGGIFKPQGEAINAGAADDVRVLVVGNPANTNALIAQQHAPDVPAGRFTAMTRLDHNRALSQLAKKLGVSVTDIKKLTIWGNHSATQYPDLFHAEVNGQNAAQAVNDQKWLEDDFIPTVAKRGAAIIEARGASSAASAANAAIDHIHDWVNGTAEGDWVSMAIPSDGSYGVPEGIISSFPVTVTDGEYEIVQGLEIDEFSRARIDASVAELVEERDAVKALGLI